In Elgaria multicarinata webbii isolate HBS135686 ecotype San Diego chromosome 19, rElgMul1.1.pri, whole genome shotgun sequence, a genomic segment contains:
- the SEC16A gene encoding protein transport protein Sec16A isoform X3, with protein sequence MQPPPQAVPAGAGPPPPLATQGNVYWRNGPFGRRPNAPVSAAAGPVQPVTDPFAFGRQAPQGPAAAHPTKGDPPVMPGFPPMAFPPPAPSHPPHPHSGERSHGSNPPLPAPASQSGANGTFPNTAPPLSAFPARLDAHPNAGRGARNPAGQPDPTGLALENSVRGHQGLTSMLDWPPSEQDISRNPSNPGSGPTSLPVFPPVQQAVPQWLPVQGNLQPQGHAYPPYSEAPPQNAFYTQAALGVSQPGPHGAPQQSPPQHPVVENTAQTPLMFGDASSMTAPHHTAWQNAAGASPWPGQLPQEHFYLQPLETAHPYGNSTAQENSPSAQTRDAPETAGGQCPADVDSGTVSMFFKGDEAENEEILSSEMAGQAGKADGDAFQQTMGHTYYQPLHAHQAPTAPFSSAQPNPVSAAEALPKEVQHPFRTSAPQQDIRGGETPSFASEDKTGLAEGAGSRVGPRYESVENQECVQNQEVLPSEPPAQSCASPGAAADPNRYALLLGPSLPQSGLGAPLEGGPNLEAPDSLPRPVRPESVSSNYSGLSYRSVPTSAWPQELGTFIQQESGKPEEPSAGFFQQIDSSPLGGDAGERSNSGKSFRGPPSQAPTPSPPKPTGVFQTSANSSFEPVRSHGLGVRPPEADQAKMVAERRETRPTQRSTKKSPAVPVASPGNLEQPPDNLETLFLPQAHPLPLTLVGNPGSVLQPIGGSVSENMQSVPEKRPSARLQGTMSPATTLWAHGELSSFGGNVLLAPAAPVVYVPAKPTAVQVVQPPEEGTPGQPPPREPAALLPPLSQAANVSSENLENPPKMGDEEAVRSQASSGYATLLSSPPTEALKNQPILIAQPNQSGSLAQPINFSLANQLSRSEKNHPAKDPGSSHKPFSGGENAPSAGSFVQAPAASALSNSHFFQGPPLSASEVTHSAPAHLLAQPASQVPLSLVLESQKGTGLEGLPPELASQPGANASGSHGNPSAGLGSLGPAGGSSNSHPGRTKNCSTSQELSRGLNFTVAKTPEHSAAGSHAQVQNPPLSHPQGFPQPPGHAGQAASGAHDPQHFYQQVTKDRQPPAPSGRATPSQQLARAASPSQATALQQPPGAPPNHQVPPANSPAQAPNHRPGPAGNGPASYAENKGLPPASAAASASQPARPPSRQEQPPPQPPHAPPTAFPPPPNPHYYYRNPYDPYASAYQPPYPPVDPRTAHLYYQQDPYGRYDPSYQLYDNAAAAYPGNYRPVEPERPSSRASHTSDRPPSRQGYPDEYYNPKSGWSDYYANYYASDYADPSHYQSAYDDWYRDQRYWYDSEQNPYQKTEAYPTRNSHDRYEDYWRYDPRYVSSFEDDLEPRRDPYGDDFDRRSVHSEHSGRSLHSSHSLHSRHSSFSSRSQQSQLYRSNQDLTAGAYNTDLPSGSFQMDYPSAGYPHYANAQSLNDYDHAAHPAWPAAEQVPSRPLTPEKFSVPHVCARFGPGGCLIKVLSNLPSEGQPALVELHSMEMLLQHSPEQEEMRAFPGPLTKDDTHKVDVINFAQNQAARCVQNDALLDKESARLLWDFVVLLCRQNGTVVGTDIAELLLQDHKTVWLPGKSPNEANLIDFTNEAVEQAEESGEAQLSFLTDSLLATIDSLEKETERFRELLLYGRKKDALESAMKHGLWGHALLLASKMDSRTHARVMTRFANSLPINDPLQTVYQLMSGRMPAASTCCGDEKWGDWRPHLAMVLSNLTNNMDVESRTIVTMGDTLVSKGLLDAAHFCYLMAQVGFGVYTKKTTKLVLIGSNHSLPFLKFATNAAIRRTEAYEYAQSLGTQPCCLPNFQVFKFIYACRLAEMGLSAQAFHYCEVIAKAVLRNPCYYSPVLIGQVIKMSSQLRLFDPQMKEKPEQELFIEPDWLLQLRSLDGQIKEGALAYHTGRSTPQQYTCSTPSSELDHASQHEAVSAGQEMNPGPDNPLLASLQPLSTGHSVQSVQLMPSAPAAILNGSATMAPPSQPEAAGTVPFYPVAPSSVGPRPGVPNPYAAEQTPMCAGMGLPPAGPPPQPNEFQLQEQFSQEAAQRLPQGSPAWKSVPEPREEDFYGKMANMGPGRRSRTTSQSSAHMGFGQRSRTTSESSVHSVGRERRNSAAKQPSPPPPSILEGKEAKKEAKKEAGPRKSGATWFGWLMGKGKNEAHLPDDKNKSIVWDEQKQRWVNLDEPEEESKPPPPPPTGFPQVPPAAPSGPGGPPNANVNMFSRRAAGSRARYVDILNPSGAKSPGAAPAPSDLFAPLAPMPVPANLFVPNPALEQQQQQPLEGTVPEEQAAPGDQPSPETAAEHPYLNSAAFPPGSELPPSNPEGSQSGEPPLGGPPTGAVQFYNPSHFAQSAAAPGSLRLSRIGQRKYPTLK encoded by the exons ATGCAGCCTCCGCCCCAGGCAGTCCCTGCAGGGGCAGGGCCTCCGCCTCCCCTCGCGACCCAGGGGAACGTGTACTGGCGGAACGGCCCGTTCGGCAGGCGGCCAAACGCACCTGTGTCTGCGGCAGCCGGGCCAGTGCAGCCTGTGACTGACCCGTTCGCCTTCGGCCGGCAAGCCCCGCAGGGCCCCGCGGCGGCCCACCCAACCAAAGGGGATCCCCCCGTCATGCCGGGTTTCCCTCCGATGGCGTTTCCGCCGcctgctccctcccaccctccccatcCGCACAGCGGGGAGCGTTCTCACGGCTCGAACCCGCCTCTGCCAGCGCCCGCCTCTCAATCCGGAGCAAACGGCACGTTCCCAAACACAGCGCCCCCGCTGTCGGCGTTCCCTGCCCGCCTTGACGCGCATCCGAATGCCGGACGCGGCGCCCGCAACCCCGCGGGGCAGCCTGATCCCACGGGGCTCGCTCTTGAAAACTCTGTCCGGGGACACCAGGGTTTGACTTCCATGCTGGACTGGCCACCAAGCGAGCAAGATATTAGCCGAAATCCAAGCAACCCTGGTTCGGGGCCCACATCCTTGCCTGTCTTCCCCCCTGTTCAACAAGCGGTGCCTCAGTGGTTACCTGTCCAAGGCAACTTGCAGCCCCAAGGCCATGCTTACCCGCCCTACTCGGAGGCCCCGCCCCAAAATGCCTTCTACACTCAGGCTGCTCTCGGCGTCTCCCAACCGGGCCCCCACGGGGCCCCCCAGCAAAGCCCTCCACAGCATCCCGTGGTCGAGAACACCGCGCAGACACCGCTGATGTTTGGCGATGCGTCGAGCATGACCGCGCCCCACCACACCGCCTGGCAGAATGCAGCAGGGGCGAGTCCCTGGCCCGGCCAGCTTCCCCAAGAACACTTTTATTTGCAGCCTCTTGAAACTGCCCACCCTTACGGCAATTCGACCGCTCAGGAAAACAGCCCGTCGGCGCAGACCCGAGATGCACCCGAGACGGCAGGCGGGCAGTGCCCAGCTGATGTGGACTCGGGCACGGTCTCGATGTTTTTCAAAGGAGACGAAGCTGAGAACGAGGAGATACTTTCGTCAGAAATGGCCGGGCAGGCCGGCAAAGCTGACGGCGACGCTTTCCAGCAGACGATGGGGCATACGTACTACCAGCCGCTGCACGCGCACCAGGCCCCGACCGCTCCCTTTTCTTCCGCGCAGCCCAATCCGGTTTCTGCGGCGGAGGCGTTGCCAAAGGAGGTCCAGCATCCCTTCCGAACCTCGGCGCCGCAACAGGACATCCGGGGCGGCGAAACCCCATCCTTTGCTAGCGAAGACAAAACCGGCCTTGCTGAAGGCGCCGGCAGCCGTGTCGGTCCGCGATATGAAAGCGTCGAGAACCAGGAGTGCGTCCAGAATCAGGAGGTTTTGCCCAGCGAGCCGCCGGCCCAGAGCTGCGCTTCCCCGGGCGCCGCCGCGGATCCAAATAGGTATGCCTTGCTATTGGGGCCGTCGCTTCCGCAGAGCGGCCTAGGGGCCCCCTTGGAAGGAGGACCCAACCTCGAAGCCCCCGATTCGTTGCCACGACCCGTCCGGCCCGAGAGTGTCTCGTCCAACTACAGCGGCCTGAGCTACAGGAGTGTCCCGACTTCGGCCTGGCCGCAAGAACTGGGCACGTTCATCCAGCAGGAAAGCGGGAAGCCGGAGGAGCCCTCCGCGGGCTTTTTCCAGCAGATCGACTCGTCCCCTTTGGGAGGGGACGCAGGTGAGCGCAGCAACTCCGGCAAGAGTTTCCGCGGCCCTCCCTCTCAGGcgcccacccccagccccccgAAGCCCACGGGAGTGTTTCAGACCAGCGCGAACAGCTCGTTTGAGCCCGTCCGGTCCCACGGGCTGGGCGTCAGGCCTCCGGAGGCTGACCAGGCGAAGATGGTGGCTGAGCGGAGAGAGACTCGCCCGACCCAAAGGAGTACCAAGAAGAGCCCGGCCGTGCCGGTCGCCTCCCCGGGGAATCTTGAACAGCCCCCTGATAACCTGGAAACACTTTTCCTGCCCCAGGCCCACCCTTTGCCCCTAACGCTCGTGGGCAACCCTGGAAGCGTGCTGCAGCCCATCGGGGGGTCCGTGTCAGAAAACATGCAGTCGGTCCCCGAGAAGAGACCGTCGGCCCGGCTTCAGGGCACCATGAGTCCAGCCACGACGCTCTGGGCGCACGGCGAATTGTCCAGTTTTGGGGGGAACGTGCTCCTCGCCCCCGCGGCACCAGTGGTGTACGTCCCAGCCAAGCCCACGGCAGTTCAGGTCGTTCAGCCCCCGGAGGAAGGGACGCCCGGGCAGCCACCGCCGCGTGAGCCGGCCGCCCTCCTCCCTCCGCTGTCTCAGGCCGCGAACGTCTCCTCTGAGAACCTGGAGAACCCTCCCAAGATGGGGGACGAGGAGGCCGTCCGCTCCCAGGCGAGCTCGGGTTACGCAACCCTGCTCTCTTCTCCGCCTACGGAGGCGCTCAAGAACCAGCCGATCCTGATTGCCCAACCGAATCAGAGCGGCAGCTTGGCACAGCCGATTAATTTCTCTCTCGCTAATCAGCTGAGCAGGAGCGAAAAGAATCACCCGGCGAAAGATCCCGGAAGTAGCCACAAGCCGTTCTCGGGCGGTGAGAACGCGCCCTCCGCCGGCTCCTTTGTTCAGGCGCCGGCTGCTTCCGCCCTCTCCAATTCCCATTTTTTCCAAGGCCCTCCTCTCAGCGCTTCTGAAGTGACTCACAGCGCACCTGCACACTTACTGGCCCAGCCTGCCTCTCAAGTCCCGCTCAGCTTGGTTCTGGAGAGTCAGAAGGGCACCGGTTTGGAAGGGCTGCCTCCTGAATTAGCCAGCCAGCCTGGGGCTAATGCCTCCGGCTCCCATGGCAACCCAAGTGCGGGCTTAGGCAGTCTGGGGCCTGCCGGGGGATCCAGCAATAGCCATCCCGGCAGAACGAAAAACTGTTCGACCAGCCAAGAGCTGTCCAGAGGGCTTAATTTCACAGTCGCCAAGACCCCGGAGCACAGCGCCGCGGGGAGTCACGCCCAGGTGCAGAACCCGCCTCTTTCGCATCCCCAGGGCTTTCCTCAGCCGCCCGGTCACGCGGGCCAAGCAGCATCCGGGGCTCACGACCCGCAGCATTTTTATCAGCAGGTCACGAAAGACAGGCAGCCCCCCGCGCCCTCGGGCCGAGCCACCCCCTCGCAGCAGCTGGCACGGGCCGCTTCGCCATCGCAGGCGACGGCTCTGCAGCAGCCCCCAGGGGCACCTCCGAACCACCAGGTGCCCCCTGCAAATAGTCCCGCTCAAGCACCGAACCACAGGCCCGGACCGGCTGGGAATGGCCCGGCCAGTTACGCTGAAAACAAGGGCCTGCCGCCTGCCTCAGCAGCTGCGAGCGCTAGCCAGCCGGCTCGGCCCCCCTCTCGGCAGGAACAGCCGCCCCCGCAGCCGCCTCACGCCCCTCCCACGGCCTTTCCTCCGCCTCCAAACCCTCACTACTACTACCGGAACCCGTACGATCCCTATGCGTCGGCGTATCAACCGCCTTACCCTCCGGTGGACCCTCGGACAGCTCATCTTTACTACCAG CAGGATCCGTACGGCCGATACGACCCTTCGTACCAGCTGTATGACAACGCCGCCGCTGCCTATCCTGGGAATTACCGGCCCGTGGAGCCCGAGCGCCCCAGCTCCCGCGCAAGTCACACCTCCGACAGACCTCCCTCAAG GCAAGGGTACCCCGACGAATATTATAACCCCAAAAGTGGATGGAGTGATTACTACGCAAACTACTATGCCTCGGATTATGCAG ATCCAAGCCATTACCAATCGGCGTATGATGACTGGTACAGAGACCAGCGGTATTGGTACGACTCTGAACAGAACCCCTACCAAAAGACGGAGGCCTACCCAACCCGAAACAG cCATGATCGGTACGAGGACTACTGGCGCTACGACCCTCGTTACGTGAGCAGCTTTGAAGACGACCTGGAGCCCCGGCGCGACCCCTACGGGGACGACTTTGACCGGCGCAGCGTCCACAGCGAGCACTCCGGCCGCAGCCTGCACAGCTCCCACAGCCTGCACAGCCGCCACAGCAGCTTCAGCTCTCGCTCCCAACAA AGCCAGCTTTACCGAAGCAATCAGGACCTGACAGCCGGCGCCTACAACACTGACCTCCCGTCGGGATCGTTCCAGATGGACTATCCCTCTGCGGGATACCCCCACTACGCCAACGCGCAGTCCTTGAATGATTATGACCACGCCGCCCACCCTGCTTGGCCAGCTGCGGAACAAG TCCCGTCAAGGCCTCTGACGCCGGAGAAGTTCTCAGTGCCTCACGTCTGCGCGAGGTTCGGTCCTGGGGGTTGCCTGATAAAAGTCCTCTCGAACCTGCCCTCCGAGGGACAGCCGGCGTTGGTCGAACTGCACAGCATGGAG ATGCTGCTGCAGCATTCTCCAGAACAAGAGGAGATGAGAGCGTTCCCCGGCCCTCTCACCAA aGACGACACCCACAAAGTGGACGTGATCAATTTTGCCCAGAACCAAGCCGCCCGGTGCGTTCAGAACGACGCCCTGCTGGACAAGGAATCTGCTCGGCTGCTCTGGGACTTCGTCGTTCTCCTGTGCAGGCAGAACGGG ACCGTGGTGGGCACCGACATCGCCGAGCTTCTGCTGCAGGATCACAAGACCGTGTGGCTGCCGGGCAAATCGCCCAACGAGGCGAACTTGATCGACTTCACCAACGAGGCCGTGGAGCAGGCGGAGGAGTCCGGAGAAGCCCAGCTGTCCTTCCTCACCGACAGCCTCCTCGCTACCATCGACAGCCTGGAGAAGGAGACGGAGCGCTTCCGGGAACTCCTGCTCTACGGCCGCAAGAAG GACGCGCTGGAATCCGCCATGAAGCACGGCCTCTGGGGCCACGCCTTGCTGCTGGCCAGTAAGATGGACAGCAGGACTCACGCGAGGGTGATGACCAG GTTTGCCAACAGCCTTCCAATCAATGACCCCCTGCAAACCGTGTACCAGCTCATGTCCGGCCGGATGCCCGCAGCGTCCACG tGCTGCGGAGACGAGAAATGGGGTGACTGGAGACCCCACCTGGCGATGGTCCTGTCCAACTTGACGAACAACATGGACGTGGAGTCGAGGACAATCGTCACCATGGGCGACACGCTTG TTTCGAAAGGGCTCCTGGACGCCGCGCACTTTTGCTACCTGATGGCTCAGGTTGGATTTGGGGTGTACACGAAGAAAACGACCAAGCTGGTGCTGATTGGCTCGAATCACag CTTGCCCTTTTTGAAGTTTGCCACCAACGCCGCCATTCGAAGGACGGAAGCCTACGAATACGCGCAGTCGCTGGGGACTCAGCCCTGCTGCCTGCCCAACTTCCAG GTTTTCAAGTTCATCTACGCTTGCCGCCTCGCTGAGATGGGACTTTCTGCCCAAGCGTTTCATTACTGCGAAGTCATAGCCAAAGCCGTCCTTAGGAACCCCTGCTACTATTCCCCTGTTCTCATCGGTCAGGTGATCAAG ATGTCCTCTCAGTTGCGGCTCTTCGACCCTCAGATGAAAGAGAAGCCGGAGCAAGAGTTATTTATTGAGCCCGATTGGTTACTGCAGCTTCGGAGCCTAGATGGGCAAATTAAG GAGGGCGCCCTAGCGTACCACACCGGCAGATCCACGCCCCAGCAGTACACTTGCAGCACGCCGAGCTCCGAGCTGGACCACGCCAGTCAACATGAGGCCGTGAGCGCTGGCCAGGAAATGAACCCGGGCCCCGACAACCCGCTCCTGGCCTCTTTGCAGCCGCTGAGCACGGGGCACTCTGTGCAGAGTGTCCAGCTGATGCCTTCAG CTCCTGCGGCCATTCTCAACGGCTCGGCCACCATGGCGCCCCCTTCCCAGCCAGAGGCCGCCGGCACGGTTCCGTTCTACCCTGTGGCGCCTTCCTCTGTGGGGCCCCGGCCTGGCGTCCCGAACCCCTACGCGGCGGAACAGACCCCCATGTGCGCGGGCATGGGGCTGCCCCCAGCAGGCCCACCACCTCAACCCAATGAGTTTCAGCTGCAGGAGCAGTTCAGCCAGGAAGCAG CGCAGCGTCTCCCTCAGGGATCTCCAGCTTGGAAATCTGTACCGGAACCCAGAGAGGAGGACTTCTACGGGAAGATGGCAAACATG GGACCGGGCCGGCGATCCAGAACTACCTCCCAGTCTTCAGCCCACATG ggctttggcCAGCGCTCCCGGACCACCTCGGAGTCCTCCGTGCATTCCGTCGGGCGCGAGAGGCGGAACTCTGCAGCCAAGCAGCCCTCTCCTCCGCCCCCGTCAAtcctggaggggaaggaagcCAAGAAGGAAGCCAAAAAGGAAGCCGGGCCCCGAAAG AGCGGCGCCACGTGGTTCGGCTGGCTGATGGGGAAGGGCAAGAACGAAGCTCACCTTCCCGATGACAAGAACAAATCG ATCGTTTGGGACGAACAGAAACAGCGGTGGGTCAACTTAGATGAACCGGAAGAAGAG AGCAagccgccgcctccacctcccACGGGGTTCCCCCAAGTTCCTCCGGCGGCTCCCTCTGGACCAGGAGGACCTCCCAACGCCAACGTCAACATGTTCTCCAGGAGAGCAG CCGGAAGCAGAGCTCGATATGTCGACATCCTGAACCCGAGCGGGGCTAAATCGCCTGGCGCCGCTCCCGCCCCCTCGGACCTCTTCGCTCCGCTGGCCCCGATGCCCGTCCCGGCCAACCTGTTTGTACCGAACCCGG CTctggagcagcaacagcagcagcctctGGAGGGCACCGTGCCAGAAGAGCAGGCGGCACCCGGAGACCAACCCAGCCCCGAAACGGCTGCGGAACATCCC TACTTAAATTCTGCCGCGTTTCCACCCGGCTCTGAGCTCCCTCCGTCTAATCCAGAGGGATCCCAGTCTGGAGAG